gcattttgtttAATAGCCACGCCACGACCAACCATCAGCCCATGTCAGAAAAGCCAGCACACTTTATCCTTATAATATGATGCAATTCTCTCAACACAGCAAAACACTTTGGTAGATAGCTGAGAAATGAAAGGAATGAATGATTTATTATCTAAAGGAATGGCAAAATACTGGCTTTAAACACGGAGCTTAATGGCACGACTGCAAGTTAAAGCTTCATTGTCTACTGCGTCCATGCATAAGCATTCTCTCAGCAGCCATGCAATAATCTGTCACTCGAAGTATCCTGAGTTAACATGACAAACACCCTGGCATCTCTCCATTGAGCCACCCCATggtgaaaggaaaaaatgattaTAAGCCGAATGACCGAGCCGAGCAGCAGGCTTATTTTGGGAGTAGCGTCAACAGGACAGTTGCAATAAAACCTAACTTAAAGTTACTTTAAAGACCAGAATAACAACTTTCAACGAGAttaattttgtttaataacTTTCATGAGCTGTGTAAACAACTAGCTCACGCTACAGTTGAGGGTTGTTAGCCTGACGCTTATAGTAACGGGATGTTTACTTGGGTACACCTGTTTACTTATTGTTTGACAGGCGCTTACGATGGGCTGTCGCCACTATAAAGGCCAAAGTGAAACATTTTTTGCTGCGAGATACTGATAAAATATAAGTTAACTGGTAAGAAAACCGGCTTACCTTGATATGCTACGCAGCAGGGAAAGAAACTTTAACAAACTGCTAAGGAGAGCTAGCAGTCAACTCAGCTAACGTAGCGCCCCGCTGTAGCAAATAACAGACGGAGCGTGTCCAACATCTACAGACTGTCAGCTGATTTAAATCCACTAACCGTGTGTCCGCTAACGACCAGCTAACTACCAGCTAACGATCACCTCAAAGTAGCACGTCGAAGTGTCAAGCTAGCTGTCAGTAAGAACACAAAAGTCGCTGTTGCAGTCTGGGAGCCGGTTGAACAACTACCGCTAACTCAACCAGTTAAACGGGGGACAGCTCGGTTTAGAGAGCGGCTGACAAAGAAGTAGATCACCTAGACAGAGTCGCCATAAAGTTATGGACAGATACAGATGAGCGGCTCACCGTGTCGCTTCTATTCTCCTTTATTTCTACAATACGACTAGCCCATCTCTATGACGCAGCGCAACGGATAGACAAGCTCAgggtttttgcttttaatttctttctttttgcggactgtgcggtgtgtgtgtgtattacagCTTGTACAAATATGAAACGGCTGACAGTAATacgtataaaataaaaaaaatatatatatataataataaaagcatgtCGCGTGTTAATGACGCAATACTTTTGACATTGGCATGGAGCGGAACAGACTATAGGTAACGATTAGcaacatatttgttttaaaCTTATACCTTGACGCCTCTTTATGTAGctgttattatatttatattatttggtGCAAAGACTATAAACCAAGAAGGGTTCGGCTCTGTTAAACGCACCAGTCTCGCTTCCATGTGATTGTTAGCTAATGCCTTTAGCTTTCTAGCTGCTAACTATACATTGTTTCTCTGTTCAGCGGACTCAGGATTTGGTGTAGTTATGGCTTTTCGCTGGCTTTCAAGATCTCTTTCTGGGCTTCTCGTGGAAACGGCGTCCATAAATCGTCAGAGGAATTTCAGGTAAAACTAGTCTTCCAAATCTTAGATTTTGTCGTTCGTTGTTTAACAATTTAAAAGAGCCCCCGAAAAAAACCcatacattttattgtttaaaatgcGTGTGTGCCATGTTTGACACTACAGTGCTGTTTTTATATTCAAACTGTGTTTACTGTAAATCTGAGTTTAAGACGTGGATGTGTCTACAAGCCTTAATTTTAATACCCATTTTGAGGCATTGGGCGTCCAGTCCCGTGTGGTGTGGAAGCACGAATGAGCTTTTGATAGTAAATTCCTGTAGTCATCAGTATTTAAGCTGTAGTGCTGAGTTATTTCCAGACATGcgaaaatgaaaaaaggatgTGGGTCTTTTTAATTGAAGGGAAAATCCTTCCATGCACgagtatttttttccttttcttaagTCACATGCATGCAGTTAGTTTTCTTGAGATATGTCACATCTGGTATCATAGGAGGGCCTACTTAAAAAAGAGAAGTTCTTTCACTTCCAGCAGTGGAGTGTCCCTCAGCGTCAATGTCCGGATAATTGAATTTTCTGATTCAATTATCCGGTGCAGTTTGTGCCCTTAGGTGACCCCCCACGAGCCAGCCCTGAATCCTTTCTTTATTCAGTCTTTACGGAGCAGCATAAGAAGCAGCTTGTTCAAGTTATATCACGATATttagctttatatttacaaaaatTGATTACTTGCATGTCTGCTGACTGAGGGATCTAAATGATTATCATAGTCAATGAGTAATGTCCCACCAGGATTCCTGAAGTTGGAGATgacaaatttactgtttttcttGTCAGTGTATCTGCTGTTGCCGCAGCCATTCAGAAAATGACAAGAGTACGTGTAGTGGACAACAGCTCTCTTGGAAATACGCCATATCACCGTCCACCAAGAGTGATCCACGTCTACACCAAGAACGGCGTAGGAAAAGTTGGTGACAGAGTGTTACTTGCCATTaaaggacagaagaagaaagcatTCATCGTCGGACACAAAATGCCTGGAGAACGCATGACTCCACGCTTTGATTCTAACAATGTTGTCCTGATTGAGGACAATGGGAACCCCACAGGAACAAGGATTAAAGTCCCTATACC
This is a stretch of genomic DNA from Archocentrus centrarchus isolate MPI-CPG fArcCen1 chromosome 15, fArcCen1, whole genome shotgun sequence. It encodes these proteins:
- the mrpl14 gene encoding large ribosomal subunit protein uL14m; protein product: MAFRWLSRSLSGLLVETASINRQRNFSVSAVAAAIQKMTRVRVVDNSSLGNTPYHRPPRVIHVYTKNGVGKVGDRVLLAIKGQKKKAFIVGHKMPGERMTPRFDSNNVVLIEDNGNPTGTRIKVPIPTHLRKLEGDYSKVLAIANSFV